ACACGATTGATGAATTAGCCCTTTTCGGTATAGAGGGAACATGGTTTCTTAATACTTTATCCATAAGAATGCTGCCAAAAATTTTTTTGATTCAAAGACTTAAGCGTCTATTTAGCAAAATATTCACTTTTCCTTATCACGATACTCACATAATTGATGTCGTTCTTGCTAGAAAATGATAATCTGATAATTATCTTTGGGTAGTGAGGTAGGAAAAATGATTTCTCAAGAAGTGAAGAATTATTTACCTGAATTGGCTCTCCGACAAAAACAAGCCAATAACATCATATTTATTACCTTCTGGAGCCAATTCTCTGTCTATGCACTGAACACCATCTTAGTTTTGTTTTTAACCCGCCCTGTATGGTCTCAAGGTCTAGGGTATAGCCAAGCCAAAGCCTATGCTTTTATTGGAGTAGCCCATGCCATGGGTTATTTGATGCCCATGTTAGGTGGGTATATGGCTGACACGGTAGTGGGAATTAGGAGATCCATACTTCTTGGAAGTATCTTATTAGCGCTTGCCTATTTACTGATTATGCTTAGTGGCTACACAGTCAGTTCTCTAGGAGATACTTTTTTTATTGCTGCATATGCATTTATTCCTGCCACTAACTCTCTTTTAATGGGAACTTCTTCAAGCATGGTCTCGCATATTTATTCAGATGATGCCATTAAGGCAAAATCAGCGATGACATACTACTACATAGCAATTAATGTGGGGGCACTGTTAGCTACTTTAATAGCCCCATTACTCTTTGAAAGTCGCTATGGACCGCTTTCTATTCTGACTTTGACTTTCGTAGGAAAATCGATCGCTGCTTTAAATTTTGCTAAGCGCTATTCCATTTATGAAAATGTCATTTGGGGTAAAGACCAATCTAAATTTTCCAAGTCAGGCATAGTTCGTTTAATTGCTTATATAGCCACTATCTATACTCTCACTTTATTTGCCTATTCTCATGTTTACATTGCCAGCACAATTATCGCCACCGGATGTGGTATAGGAATTGTATGGTTTTTAAGAAAAACGTTAACTCTTCATGGTATTGTTCGTGACAAACAAATGGTTGCGTTGCTGCTCATTGTTGAAGCCGTTGTTTTTTTTGTTATTTATAACCAAATGAATAGTACATTAATTTTATTTGCTGAAAATAATTCCGACCATAATTTATTTGGTTTAACCGTTTCACCAGCTCATTATCAAATATTAAATCC
The DNA window shown above is from Legionella sp. PC997 and carries:
- a CDS encoding peptide MFS transporter; protein product: MISQEVKNYLPELALRQKQANNIIFITFWSQFSVYALNTILVLFLTRPVWSQGLGYSQAKAYAFIGVAHAMGYLMPMLGGYMADTVVGIRRSILLGSILLALAYLLIMLSGYTVSSLGDTFFIAAYAFIPATNSLLMGTSSSMVSHIYSDDAIKAKSAMTYYYIAINVGALLATLIAPLLFESRYGPLSILTLTFVGKSIAALNFAKRYSIYENVIWGKDQSKFSKSGIVRLIAYIATIYTLTLFAYSHVYIASTIIATGCGIGIVWFLRKTLTLHGIVRDKQMVALLLIVEAVVFFVIYNQMNSTLILFAENNSDHNLFGLTVSPAHYQILNPLLILAIGSQLPRFYKIFPHFTIPYQFAAGTALAGIALLVMSCAASTTTTGIINGNYIALTYILISIAELWVSAIGLSMVGLYCDKHSIAFAMGVWYLASSLAHAISGRIAAWVAIPNTIHSPIESLPYYQNYYLVLGLCAMGLGIMMYLFAYFLQKIMNKRGVILG